One genomic segment of Mesoterricola silvestris includes these proteins:
- a CDS encoding DUF421 domain-containing protein: MALLPVGVSLWTLGQPWWEFVLRAILVYGFLLVILRLTGKRQVGQLSPFDLVLLLVLSNAVQNSMNGGDNTVSAGFILAGTLVAVNALVSWLTYRSKKVQKIVEGNPLVLIHNGKVVPSMLASEEVTQHELMAALRAAGLGSVEEVHVAILETNGHISVIPRPR, encoded by the coding sequence ATGGCGCTCCTGCCCGTGGGCGTGAGCCTCTGGACCCTGGGCCAGCCCTGGTGGGAGTTCGTCCTGCGGGCCATCCTGGTCTACGGGTTCCTCCTGGTGATCCTGCGCCTCACCGGCAAGCGCCAGGTGGGCCAGCTCTCCCCCTTCGACCTGGTGCTGCTGCTGGTGCTCTCCAACGCCGTGCAGAACAGCATGAACGGCGGCGACAACACCGTCAGCGCCGGCTTCATCCTGGCGGGCACCCTGGTGGCCGTGAACGCCCTGGTGAGCTGGCTCACCTACCGCAGCAAGAAGGTCCAGAAGATCGTGGAGGGCAACCCCCTGGTCCTCATCCACAACGGCAAGGTCGTCCCCTCCATGCTCGCCTCCGAGGAGGTCACCCAGCACGAACTCATGGCGGCCCTGCGCGCCGCGGGCCTGGGCAGCGTGGAGGAGGTCCACGTGGCCATCCTCGAAACCAACGGCCACATCAGCGTGATTCCCAGGCCGCGATGA
- the tgt gene encoding tRNA guanosine(34) transglycosylase Tgt, whose translation MSQCFSRFQQEASSGVARAGRFETSRGPVLTPAFMPVGTQGTVKGITPAQLADIGPQVILGNTYHLGLRPGDALVRDLGGLHRFMAWPGPILTDSGGFQVFSLSSLRRIKEEGVTFQSHIDGSTHFLSPERSLEIQRNLGSDIVMALDECPPGRLDRPGLELSMARTTRWLKRCRDFPLGERQGLFAINQGGVHLDLRTRHLGEILEIDAATPFQGFAVGGLSVGEPKEEMNALLADFVRLMPGDRPRYLMGVGTPEDLLFGIEHGVDLFDCVLPTREARHGTLLTSRGRVKIKNARHRDSDRPLDPECNCYTCRTFSRAYLHHLFRAGEMLASTLNSIHNLSYTVGLTRAARQALQEERFPEFARHTRDNWNQEEP comes from the coding sequence ATGTCACAGTGCTTTTCCAGATTCCAGCAGGAAGCCTCCTCGGGGGTCGCCCGGGCGGGGCGCTTCGAAACCTCCCGGGGGCCCGTTCTCACGCCCGCCTTCATGCCCGTGGGCACCCAGGGCACGGTGAAGGGCATCACCCCGGCGCAATTGGCGGATATCGGCCCCCAGGTGATCCTGGGCAACACGTACCACCTGGGGCTCCGGCCCGGGGACGCCCTCGTGCGCGACCTGGGCGGGCTGCACCGGTTCATGGCCTGGCCGGGCCCCATCCTGACGGATTCGGGGGGGTTCCAGGTCTTCTCCCTGTCCTCCCTGCGCAGGATCAAGGAGGAGGGGGTCACCTTCCAGAGCCACATCGACGGCTCCACCCATTTCCTGTCCCCCGAGCGCAGCCTGGAGATCCAGCGCAACCTCGGTTCCGACATCGTCATGGCCCTGGACGAATGCCCTCCCGGTCGGTTGGACCGGCCGGGGCTGGAGCTGTCCATGGCCCGCACCACCCGCTGGCTGAAGCGCTGCCGGGACTTCCCCCTGGGCGAGCGCCAGGGCCTCTTCGCCATCAACCAGGGCGGCGTCCACCTGGACCTGCGCACCCGCCACCTGGGGGAGATCCTGGAGATCGACGCGGCCACGCCCTTCCAGGGCTTCGCCGTGGGGGGGCTCAGCGTGGGCGAGCCCAAGGAGGAGATGAACGCCCTGCTGGCGGACTTCGTGCGCCTCATGCCCGGGGACCGCCCCCGCTACCTCATGGGGGTGGGCACGCCCGAGGACCTCCTCTTCGGCATCGAGCACGGGGTGGACCTCTTCGACTGCGTGCTGCCCACCCGGGAGGCCCGCCACGGGACCCTTTTGACCTCCCGGGGTCGTGTGAAGATCAAGAACGCCCGCCACCGCGACAGCGACCGGCCCCTGGACCCCGAGTGCAACTGCTACACATGCAGGACTTTTTCCCGCGCCTACCTGCACCACCTCTTCCGGGCCGGGGAGATGCTGGCATCCACCCTCAACAGCATCCATAACCTGAGCTACACTGTTGGGCTGACTCGAGCCGCGCGGCAGGCCCTCCAGGAGGAACGGTTCCCGGAATTCGCCCGCCACACCAGGGATAATTGGAACCAAGAGGAGCCTTGA
- the secD gene encoding protein translocase subunit SecD, with the protein MTKRSLWRLIFTTLICGACAYFFVPLSKVRLGLDLKGGVHFELEVQGQEALEADLRDTRDRLLDRLHEKGFPEAVARLEGLTLKASGVPAERQAEAQKVLGTFSGYDTVFSGDTLVMTQKSGYQKSLKDDANKRAQQIIENRINQFGVAEPEITPTGAEGNRIVVELPGVGDAERERIKGLLTTPGRLEQRLVAKQDTTNGIGWRTREEAMAHFAGQLPPGTELLPQPLSEREARREGKAFQTPAAGQSEPIRSWVLVEEKVYVDGADITKADPTVNPQTDQYEISYVLNKKGADDFYNLSGIASEENRRIAVVLDRKVVSVLWCKEKIPGGAVRITGQFSKEEADDFALKLKSGAMRASMKFLEERAMGPSLGADSIASGIRGALIGFLTVIGFMVFYYRWSGVNAVVALTVNIIVMLGLMGSFHAVITLPGIAGFALTVGMAVDANILIFERIREELANGKSVSGAIQTGFDRVFWTIVDSHVTQLVSAILLFIFGTGPVKGFAVTLTVGVTASLFTSIYISRFIYDWILERHPGAKSLSI; encoded by the coding sequence GTGACCAAGCGGAGCCTCTGGCGCCTGATCTTCACCACCCTGATCTGCGGCGCCTGCGCGTACTTCTTCGTCCCCCTCTCCAAGGTCCGGCTGGGCCTTGACCTCAAGGGCGGCGTGCACTTCGAACTCGAGGTCCAGGGCCAGGAGGCCCTCGAGGCCGACCTGCGGGATACCCGGGACCGGCTCCTGGACCGGCTCCACGAGAAGGGATTCCCCGAGGCCGTGGCCCGCCTGGAGGGGCTGACCCTCAAGGCCTCCGGGGTCCCCGCGGAGCGCCAGGCCGAGGCCCAGAAGGTCCTCGGCACCTTCAGCGGCTACGACACCGTCTTCTCCGGCGACACGCTGGTCATGACGCAGAAGAGCGGCTACCAGAAGAGCCTCAAGGACGACGCCAACAAGCGCGCCCAGCAGATCATCGAGAACCGCATCAACCAGTTCGGCGTGGCCGAGCCCGAGATCACCCCCACCGGCGCCGAAGGCAACCGCATCGTGGTGGAGCTCCCGGGCGTGGGCGATGCCGAGCGCGAGCGCATCAAGGGCCTGCTCACCACCCCGGGCCGCCTCGAGCAGCGCCTCGTGGCCAAGCAGGACACCACCAACGGCATCGGCTGGCGCACCCGCGAAGAGGCCATGGCCCACTTCGCCGGCCAGCTGCCCCCGGGCACCGAGCTCCTGCCCCAGCCCCTCTCCGAGCGCGAGGCCCGCCGCGAAGGCAAGGCCTTCCAGACTCCCGCCGCGGGCCAGTCCGAGCCCATCCGCTCCTGGGTCCTGGTGGAGGAGAAGGTCTACGTGGACGGCGCGGACATCACCAAGGCCGACCCCACCGTCAACCCCCAGACCGACCAGTACGAGATCAGCTACGTCCTGAACAAGAAGGGCGCCGACGACTTCTACAACCTCTCGGGCATCGCCTCGGAGGAGAACCGCCGCATCGCCGTGGTGCTGGACCGCAAGGTCGTGAGCGTCCTGTGGTGCAAGGAGAAGATCCCCGGCGGGGCCGTGCGCATCACGGGCCAGTTCTCCAAGGAGGAGGCCGACGACTTCGCCCTCAAGCTCAAGAGCGGCGCCATGCGCGCCAGCATGAAGTTCCTGGAGGAGCGGGCCATGGGTCCGAGCCTGGGCGCGGATTCCATCGCCTCGGGCATCCGGGGCGCCCTCATCGGCTTCCTCACCGTCATCGGCTTCATGGTCTTCTACTACCGGTGGTCCGGGGTGAACGCCGTGGTGGCCCTCACGGTGAACATCATCGTGATGCTGGGCCTCATGGGCTCCTTCCACGCGGTCATCACGCTGCCCGGCATCGCCGGCTTCGCCCTGACCGTGGGCATGGCGGTGGACGCGAACATCCTCATCTTCGAGCGCATACGGGAGGAGCTGGCCAACGGGAAATCCGTATCGGGCGCCATCCAGACCGGCTTCGACCGGGTGTTCTGGACCATCGTGGACAGCCACGTCACCCAGCTCGTTTCCGCCATCCTTCTCTTCATCTTCGGCACGGGGCCGGTCAAGGGCTTCGCGGTGACCCTCACGGTGGGCGTCACGGCTTCCCTTTTCACCAGCATCTACATCAGCCGGTTCATCTACGACTGGATCCTGGAACGCCACCCCGGCGCCAAGAGCCTCTCCATCTAA
- the add gene encoding adenosine deaminase — protein MRKLTLEDIQRLPKTDLHVHLDGSLRLSTILELAQEQGVTLPGTTIETLRPFVEVGEECTSLVDYLKAFDVTLSVMQTYDSLVRTAYELAADAAAENVRYLEVRYSPILHQQKGLTLHHIVQAVVEGLAQAEKEFNIKTGVILCGIRHISPELSNRLADLTVAFKNKGVVGFDLAGAEEDFPAKKHREAFSRVLANNINCTLHAGEAYGPESIHQAIHLCGAHRIGHGVRLIENGDLLNYVNDHRIPLECCPSSNVQTRAVRTMAEHPIRLFYDLGLRVTVNTDNRMVTRTTVSEEYLHLHETLGFTLDEIKELIIMGFKSAFLPYAVKRALLSDVVNELKSFQPHSLESKKEQL, from the coding sequence ATGCGAAAACTCACTTTAGAAGACATCCAGCGCCTCCCCAAGACGGATCTGCACGTTCATTTGGACGGCAGTTTGCGTCTCTCCACCATCCTCGAGCTGGCCCAGGAGCAGGGCGTCACCCTGCCGGGCACCACCATCGAGACCCTGCGCCCCTTCGTGGAAGTGGGCGAGGAGTGCACGTCCCTGGTGGACTACCTCAAGGCCTTCGACGTCACCCTGTCGGTGATGCAGACCTACGATTCCCTGGTGCGCACCGCCTACGAGCTGGCCGCCGACGCGGCGGCGGAGAACGTCCGGTACCTGGAAGTGCGCTACAGCCCCATCCTCCACCAGCAGAAGGGCCTCACCCTGCACCACATCGTGCAGGCCGTGGTGGAGGGGCTCGCCCAGGCGGAAAAGGAATTCAATATCAAGACCGGCGTCATCCTCTGCGGCATCCGGCACATCAGCCCCGAGCTGTCCAACCGCCTGGCGGACCTCACCGTCGCCTTCAAGAACAAGGGCGTGGTGGGCTTCGACCTGGCCGGGGCGGAGGAGGACTTCCCCGCCAAGAAGCACCGGGAGGCCTTCAGCCGCGTGCTGGCCAACAACATCAACTGCACCCTCCACGCCGGCGAGGCGTACGGGCCCGAGAGCATCCACCAGGCCATCCACCTGTGCGGCGCCCACCGCATCGGCCACGGCGTGCGCCTCATCGAGAACGGCGACCTGCTCAACTACGTGAACGACCACCGCATCCCCCTGGAGTGCTGCCCCTCCTCCAATGTCCAGACCCGGGCCGTGCGCACCATGGCCGAGCACCCCATCCGCCTCTTCTACGACCTGGGCCTGCGGGTGACCGTGAACACGGACAACCGCATGGTCACCCGCACCACCGTCAGCGAGGAGTACCTCCACCTGCACGAGACCCTCGGCTTCACCCTGGACGAGATCAAGGAGCTCATCATCATGGGCTTCAAGAGCGCCTTCCTCCCCTACGCCGTGAAGCGGGCCCTGCTGTCGGACGTGGTGAACGAGCTGAAATCCTTCCAGCCCCACAGCCTGGAGAGCAAGAAGGAACAGCTCTAG
- the yajC gene encoding preprotein translocase subunit YajC produces MNFALLQQAQQGSPFGPIILFGGMALLFYFLLIRPQSKARKQMEERLSKLKAGDEVLLTSGFYAVIDRVEDKNIYLKLGSSIVKARRTAVAALAAEPAPEQN; encoded by the coding sequence ATGAATTTCGCCCTTCTCCAGCAAGCCCAGCAGGGATCCCCCTTCGGTCCCATCATCCTCTTCGGAGGCATGGCCCTGCTGTTCTACTTCCTCCTCATCCGTCCCCAGAGCAAGGCCCGCAAGCAGATGGAGGAACGCCTCTCCAAGCTCAAGGCCGGCGACGAGGTCCTGCTCACCTCGGGCTTCTACGCGGTCATCGACCGGGTGGAGGACAAGAACATCTACCTCAAGCTGGGCAGTTCCATCGTCAAGGCCCGCCGCACCGCGGTGGCCGCCCTTGCCGCCGAACCTGCTCCCGAACAGAACTGA
- a CDS encoding energy transducer TonB, translating into MSQDPKTNPPPNGASKETLEDLVYRSSLSSGNSAVHGASPLVTIPMTIVSYAIFGACGYLLATHTDAGKKVIKTMGVDLTEQADAPPPPPPPPPPAPAAPAAPAPRIQMKEAPPPPPINPNQDQVPEIAPRELPKQDLTLRYASSQSSGSGVPGGGVSGSAGPATGMAVAGAGTSHVVDFDFSQMKIKFQPPAPPYPALAKIARIQGTVVVEITVGPDGIPIAAHAVEGPAQLRQTAENYAMGWKFEPAMLNGVAQTARFKLTMPFRLK; encoded by the coding sequence ATGAGCCAAGACCCCAAGACCAACCCTCCTCCCAACGGCGCTTCCAAGGAGACCCTGGAGGACCTGGTGTACAGGTCCAGCCTGTCTTCAGGGAATTCCGCCGTCCACGGCGCGAGCCCCCTGGTCACCATCCCGATGACCATCGTGTCCTACGCCATTTTCGGCGCCTGCGGATACCTGCTGGCGACCCACACGGACGCCGGCAAGAAGGTCATCAAGACCATGGGCGTGGACCTGACGGAACAGGCCGACGCGCCGCCGCCGCCCCCCCCGCCGCCTCCGCCGGCCCCCGCGGCTCCCGCCGCCCCGGCCCCCCGGATCCAGATGAAGGAGGCGCCTCCGCCGCCGCCCATCAACCCCAACCAGGACCAGGTGCCTGAGATCGCCCCCCGGGAACTGCCCAAGCAGGACCTCACCCTGCGCTACGCCTCCAGCCAGAGCTCCGGTTCCGGCGTCCCCGGCGGCGGCGTCAGCGGTTCCGCGGGTCCCGCCACCGGCATGGCCGTGGCCGGCGCCGGCACCTCCCACGTGGTGGACTTCGACTTCAGCCAGATGAAGATCAAGTTCCAGCCCCCCGCGCCCCCCTATCCCGCCCTCGCCAAGATCGCCCGGATCCAGGGCACCGTGGTGGTGGAGATCACCGTGGGTCCCGATGGCATCCCCATCGCCGCCCACGCCGTGGAAGGCCCGGCCCAGCTCCGGCAGACCGCCGAGAACTACGCCATGGGCTGGAAGTTCGAGCCCGCCATGCTCAACGGCGTGGCGCAGACGGCGCGGTTCAAGCTGACCATGCCCTTCAGGCTGAAGTAG
- the ribA gene encoding GTP cyclohydrolase II → MAPKDSSSAPHLELGPESPLEVVTRFETEAVPFVAKANVPSIFGKYVVYGFLEKMTGKEHLAIVAGDIDARKRVNVRIHSECWTGDVLGSLKCDCRAQLESALRFVGEHGGIVLYLRQEGRGIGLLNKLKAYALQEQGFDTVEANHELGFADDLRTYESAVEMLRFFGIRKVRLLTNNPRKIHALEGAGIHVQREAHQLASNPYNLKYLKTKANKSGHMLDFKEDPKL, encoded by the coding sequence ATGGCCCCCAAAGACAGCAGCAGCGCCCCCCACCTTGAGCTTGGACCCGAATCCCCCCTGGAAGTGGTGACGCGCTTCGAGACCGAGGCGGTTCCCTTCGTGGCCAAGGCCAACGTGCCCTCCATCTTCGGCAAGTACGTCGTGTACGGGTTCCTGGAAAAGATGACCGGCAAGGAGCACCTGGCCATCGTGGCCGGGGACATCGACGCCCGCAAGCGAGTCAATGTCCGCATCCACAGCGAATGCTGGACCGGCGACGTGCTGGGCAGCCTCAAGTGCGATTGCCGGGCCCAGCTGGAATCCGCCCTGCGCTTCGTGGGCGAGCATGGCGGCATCGTGCTCTACCTGCGCCAGGAGGGCCGGGGCATCGGCCTCCTGAACAAGCTCAAGGCCTACGCGCTCCAGGAGCAGGGCTTCGACACCGTGGAGGCCAACCACGAGCTGGGCTTCGCGGACGATCTGCGGACCTACGAATCCGCGGTGGAGATGCTGAGGTTCTTCGGCATCCGCAAGGTGCGGCTGCTGACCAACAATCCCCGGAAGATCCATGCCCTGGAGGGGGCCGGGATCCACGTGCAGCGGGAGGCCCACCAGCTGGCCTCCAACCCCTACAACTTGAAGTACCTGAAGACCAAGGCCAACAAGTCGGGGCACATGCTGGACTTCAAGGAAGATCCGAAGCTGTAG
- a CDS encoding Fur family transcriptional regulator, whose translation MSPNPTLPTRAPSTEAHRFEAYLRSKKLKLTGERMEILATIFRKDSHFDAEELHAELKTLGRDISRATVYRTLDLLVQCGLVRKSSLGSSHANYEAAHENEHHDHLICLSCGKVFEFYRPDLETLQDAICQERKFKPLHHSLQIFGLCVDCVDKADENSIRTKVAQIHT comes from the coding sequence ATGTCCCCCAACCCGACGCTGCCCACCCGAGCCCCTTCCACCGAAGCGCATCGTTTCGAGGCCTACCTCCGGAGCAAGAAGCTCAAACTGACGGGCGAGCGCATGGAGATCCTCGCCACTATCTTCCGCAAGGATAGTCACTTCGATGCGGAGGAACTGCACGCCGAACTGAAGACACTCGGACGCGATATCAGCCGCGCGACGGTGTACCGCACCCTGGACCTCCTGGTGCAATGCGGTCTCGTGCGCAAGAGCAGCCTGGGCTCCAGCCACGCCAACTACGAGGCCGCCCATGAGAATGAGCATCATGATCACCTGATCTGCCTGAGCTGCGGCAAGGTCTTCGAGTTCTACCGCCCCGATCTGGAGACCCTCCAGGACGCCATCTGCCAGGAGCGGAAGTTCAAGCCCCTCCACCACAGCCTCCAGATCTTCGGCCTCTGCGTGGACTGCGTGGACAAGGCCGACGAGAATTCCATCCGCACCAAGGTGGCCCAGATCCATACCTAG
- the secF gene encoding protein translocase subunit SecF, translated as MKYSKVALVISWGIIVACLLWIHPWKGADAHVKLGMQFTGGIDMMVAFKGNVHQEDVRNALYAGGVQQAGVVAYQDKPGVAMFSIKVKARKGQDEKDSSTQIKQITAALRSLDAKAASDHRLDLNTESVGAIVDTWMKANPLGIQGDETALRLAYEPYVDKVIKAREKASPMSDYNQLPSDLPGALRASLEKDYRLGNLTILKNESFSPSISGEWTWKTLSAVGWALVAILVYVLFRFTLSFSVGGIVALVHDVLMALGLFVLFGFEFSVPVVASFLILIGYSMADTIVVFDRIRENSHKPEYRRVDITKLVDDSINQTLSRTILTSMSVLFVALCLFIWGGHALRDLAFPLVVGVLTGTYSSIFIASPVVVFLDHQFGGKEKLKQHA; from the coding sequence ATGAAGTATTCGAAGGTCGCCCTGGTCATCTCCTGGGGCATCATCGTCGCCTGCCTTCTCTGGATCCACCCCTGGAAGGGCGCCGACGCCCACGTGAAGCTGGGCATGCAGTTCACCGGCGGCATCGACATGATGGTGGCCTTCAAGGGCAACGTCCACCAGGAGGACGTGCGCAACGCCCTCTACGCCGGCGGGGTCCAGCAGGCCGGCGTCGTGGCCTACCAGGACAAGCCCGGCGTGGCCATGTTCTCCATCAAGGTCAAGGCCCGCAAGGGCCAGGACGAGAAGGACTCCAGCACGCAGATCAAGCAGATCACCGCGGCCCTCCGGAGCCTGGACGCCAAGGCCGCCAGCGACCACCGGCTGGACCTGAACACCGAGAGCGTCGGCGCCATCGTGGACACCTGGATGAAGGCCAACCCCCTGGGCATCCAGGGCGACGAGACCGCCCTGCGCCTGGCCTACGAGCCCTACGTGGACAAGGTCATCAAGGCCCGGGAGAAGGCCAGCCCCATGTCCGACTACAACCAGCTCCCCTCCGATCTCCCCGGGGCCCTGCGGGCCAGCCTGGAGAAGGACTACCGCCTCGGCAACCTGACCATCCTGAAGAACGAGAGCTTCTCGCCCTCCATCTCCGGCGAATGGACCTGGAAGACCCTTTCGGCCGTGGGCTGGGCCCTGGTGGCCATCCTCGTCTACGTCCTCTTCCGCTTCACCCTGAGCTTCTCCGTGGGCGGCATCGTGGCCCTGGTGCACGACGTGCTCATGGCCCTGGGCCTCTTCGTGCTCTTCGGGTTCGAGTTCTCGGTGCCCGTGGTGGCCAGCTTCCTGATCCTCATCGGCTATTCCATGGCCGACACCATCGTGGTCTTCGACCGCATCCGCGAGAACAGCCACAAGCCCGAGTACCGCCGCGTGGACATCACCAAGCTCGTGGACGATTCCATCAACCAGACCCTGAGCCGCACCATCCTCACCTCCATGTCCGTGCTGTTCGTGGCCCTCTGCCTCTTCATCTGGGGCGGCCACGCCCTGCGCGACCTGGCCTTCCCCCTGGTGGTGGGCGTCCTCACCGGCACCTACTCCTCCATCTTCATCGCCTCCCCGGTGGTCGTCTTCCTGGACCACCAGTTCGGCGGCAAGGAAAAGCTCAAGCAGCACGCCTAG
- a CDS encoding methyl-accepting chemotaxis protein has translation MNLLKLLKIRTRLLVIILGCSLALVCLGLSSLHYLRAMEATHGDPAANLQVASESMRVTLALLAFFIVCGAGVGVVISMSINSSLSRITRRMHDLAEGEGDLTQRITIEGADELSQLAGFINTFIHKAHGTVARAVATANETAASSNELSAISRDLAGNVTSQCELAENSSNLMTDVARNLDVTEEMSITTTETLESTEKVLAAFVATLTEVGGVVIAEGDKQSRMATRMRELSEDAQGINDVLGIIAEIANQTNLLALNASIEAAHAREAGKGFAVVAEEIRKLAAKTQGSLVEININVKEVVDGIEAMCAETDRASMQMVGVSDRTRHLLEDADTTGTKLKDSVTTSSDLVRKTTYIATRTKDLIETMNSLVDLSNRNKDAARGVETVSTNLAAKSEDLRSSLNHFRVN, from the coding sequence ATGAACCTGCTCAAGCTTCTGAAGATCCGCACGCGGCTGCTGGTGATCATCCTGGGCTGCAGCCTGGCGCTGGTGTGCCTCGGCCTGTCGAGCCTCCACTACCTGCGGGCCATGGAGGCCACCCACGGGGATCCCGCCGCCAACCTCCAGGTGGCCTCCGAGTCCATGCGCGTGACCCTGGCCCTCCTTGCCTTCTTCATCGTGTGCGGCGCGGGCGTCGGCGTCGTCATCAGCATGAGCATCAACTCCTCCCTTTCGCGGATCACCCGCCGCATGCACGACCTCGCCGAGGGCGAGGGCGACCTCACCCAGCGCATCACCATCGAAGGCGCCGACGAACTCAGCCAGTTGGCGGGCTTCATCAACACGTTCATCCACAAGGCCCACGGCACCGTGGCCCGGGCCGTGGCCACGGCCAACGAGACGGCGGCCTCCAGCAACGAGCTTTCGGCCATCTCCCGGGATCTGGCGGGCAACGTGACCAGCCAGTGCGAGCTGGCCGAGAACAGCAGCAACCTCATGACGGACGTGGCCCGGAACCTCGACGTCACCGAGGAGATGTCCATCACCACCACCGAGACCCTGGAATCCACCGAAAAGGTGCTGGCGGCCTTCGTGGCCACCCTCACCGAGGTGGGCGGCGTGGTCATCGCCGAGGGCGACAAGCAGTCCCGCATGGCCACCCGCATGAGGGAACTGAGCGAGGACGCCCAGGGCATCAACGACGTGCTGGGCATCATCGCGGAAATCGCGAACCAGACCAACCTCCTGGCCCTCAACGCCTCCATCGAGGCCGCCCATGCCCGGGAGGCCGGCAAGGGCTTCGCGGTGGTGGCCGAGGAGATCCGCAAGCTGGCCGCCAAGACCCAGGGCTCCCTCGTGGAGATCAACATCAACGTGAAGGAGGTCGTGGACGGCATCGAGGCCATGTGCGCCGAGACGGACCGCGCCTCCATGCAGATGGTGGGCGTTTCCGACCGCACCCGCCACCTCCTGGAGGACGCGGACACCACCGGCACCAAGCTCAAGGACTCCGTCACCACCTCGTCCGACCTGGTGCGCAAGACCACCTACATCGCCACCCGCACCAAGGATCTCATCGAGACCATGAACAGCCTGGTGGACCTCTCCAACCGGAACAAGGACGCCGCCCGCGGCGTGGAGACCGTTTCCACGAACCTCGCCGCGAAATCCGAGGACCTGCGAAGCTCCCTGAACCATTTCCGGGTGAACTAG
- a CDS encoding DHH family phosphoesterase: MLNRFNAFLENQDRILLTTHENPDGDGIGAMVGLAHYLKARGKEVRIVVHPRLPDFLAFLDPGGWVEALDLDGRHRDLAAWPSTWIIVDASEPHRLGPLLPAFQATPAVTACLDHHLKDAPAGFREEFTDPTASASAELVYELAVAHMPLPLPAPMADALYAGVVEDTGNFRFSNATAKVHRMAAQLIEQGVAPARIYQNLYHQGRLEKLRLTGRAFDKLVLQGQGRYARISLTQADLDACGANHDDMETLVNRPLELKGVEVSCLLYELADGRVKASLRSREQANVNQVCRRFGGGGHRLASGAKLDGPLSKAQNEMDAAVLAQLEADFA, translated from the coding sequence TTGCTGAACCGCTTCAATGCCTTTCTCGAGAACCAGGACCGGATCCTGTTGACCACCCATGAGAATCCGGACGGGGACGGCATCGGCGCCATGGTGGGCCTGGCCCACTACCTGAAGGCCCGGGGCAAGGAGGTGCGCATCGTGGTGCACCCCCGGCTGCCGGACTTCCTGGCCTTCCTGGACCCGGGCGGCTGGGTGGAGGCCCTGGACCTGGATGGGCGGCACCGGGACCTGGCCGCCTGGCCCAGCACCTGGATCATCGTGGACGCCTCCGAGCCCCACCGCCTGGGCCCCCTGCTCCCCGCCTTCCAGGCCACCCCCGCCGTCACCGCCTGCCTGGATCACCACCTGAAGGACGCCCCCGCGGGGTTCCGGGAGGAATTCACGGATCCCACGGCCTCCGCCAGCGCCGAGCTGGTGTACGAACTGGCGGTGGCCCACATGCCCCTTCCCCTGCCCGCTCCCATGGCCGACGCCCTGTACGCCGGGGTGGTGGAGGACACGGGCAATTTCCGGTTCTCCAACGCCACCGCCAAGGTCCACCGCATGGCCGCCCAGCTCATCGAGCAGGGGGTAGCGCCCGCCCGCATTTATCAGAACCTCTACCACCAGGGGCGGCTGGAAAAGCTCCGCCTGACCGGACGGGCCTTCGACAAGCTGGTCCTCCAGGGCCAGGGCCGCTACGCCCGCATCAGCCTCACCCAGGCCGACCTGGACGCCTGCGGGGCGAACCATGACGACATGGAGACCCTGGTGAACCGCCCCCTGGAACTGAAGGGGGTGGAGGTGTCCTGCCTGCTCTATGAGCTGGCGGACGGCCGCGTCAAGGCGAGCCTCCGTTCAAGAGAACAAGCCAATGTCAACCAGGTCTGCCGCCGCTTCGGCGGGGGCGGCCACCGCCTGGCCTCGGGCGCCAAGCTGGACGGCCCTCTGTCCAAGGCCCAGAATGAGATGGACGCCGCCGTGCTCGCCCAGTTGGAAGCCGACTTCGCCTGA